One Helianthus annuus cultivar XRQ/B chromosome 12, HanXRQr2.0-SUNRISE, whole genome shotgun sequence genomic region harbors:
- the LOC110893468 gene encoding uncharacterized protein LOC110893468 — MDARKRFDVQPDRGKPPLAAKNGGTRGLNDGNLKSARRGMFKPNAGSKPINVIDELEKISVPVPVDVNVPESSPDMEGFYDSLHEGVTGNQCLHDGGSNLESYLSTQPNVGISELKLDNTNLEKPLSYAESVLSQEKKVNFRTLTCSSQHEGCDVVLPKESVRVVQEKMSNTLYGYFLGDRVAYPVVDYFVKNNWKRFGLQKTMMNANGFFFFKFTDQKGMRDALASGPWIIRSQPLLLHEWTPTIKLEKQEVKKIQVWVKIHDVPIAAYTEDGLSMIATAIGEPKLLDSYTSSMCMESWGRSSYARALIEISADKEFKEEITMAIPEMEGDSFIKETMYVEYEWSPLRCSTCCVFGHDNLSCPKMPRKRIDVGKQERLLNNQGSRKGKEIPKVDEEGYMDVPIKKTAKRGGIQVNKQKPKFEYRPINTRRKDESKGQPKTTSFLSSNPFDVLNGSNVEVGQSSKGGSGQQEDSDDEEMVEVYNETDDFLMEGTQNAKGASTPSHGVSNESHVDVGNLAKVCNSVFRQWSWTSNGNCCDKGTRIIVGWSSDIFDVFVMAQTDQVMHLQLVFKIDKKVLFCSVVYAANYYVKRRELWHQLSLHKALVGDKAWIIMGDFNAALNLEDHSMGSSSISIDMREFQDCVLDIEVFDINKSGCHFTWTQKPKEGVGVLKKLDRVMGNNSFVSEFPNSVALFHPYRISDHCPCLLNIPTPGKPKPRSFKFANFLVFKPEFQECVKRIWDTRVDGVLQFQVAKKLRLLKSPLRELLFQQGNLHKKVETLRRDLDAIQRQIDSNPMNADLRNQEAKVNADFQTACLDEERFLKQKSKVEWLCAGDANTKFFHASLKTRNHMTRIEAISNSQGVVFHGEEVPKIFVHHYENFLGLEDNITLQPTHDLFDKKISHEDATHMVRTVTSEEVKLAMFSIGNDKAPGPDGYTAAFYKHAWQIIGTDVSTAVIDFFGSGKLLRELNNTLIVLIPKKPTPSSVTDYRPIACCNVIYKCISKIIADRIKNFLNQVVSINQSAFVPGRRISDNILLTQELMHNYHRSSGPPRCAFKVDIQKAYDTVDWNFLSQVLIGFGFHPKMIQWIMLCVSTPTYSICVNGETHGYFKGKRGLRQGDPLSPYLFTLVMEVLTCILHRTSQLDSSFRFHNKCEKQKIINLCFADDLFLFARGDVRSAKCIMDSLSRFSSMSGLVPSIQKSTAYFCNVSSHIKDAILGILPFEEGMLPVKYLGVPLISSRLRVKDCSVLLERLDQRIKNWKNKLLSFAGRLQLILSVLSSMHVYWASAFILPVRVVNELEAKLRNFLWGQEGSFHRGKAKVSWKAVCVPKFEGGLGIRRVGDVNKALMVSHIWSILKQRESLWVQWIHSYRLRGRNFWFCKESSTCSWSWRKILQLRPLVKEHIWSSLGAGTSISVWYDSWCHLGPLSNFLSPRMITNAGFRIDATVADVFSDEGWAWPEAWRDLFPVLNQVDHIRPDPNKRDSLLWKDGDTLRDHSSFTVWDSLRIREQEVNWVSIVWFPQCIPRHAFLVWLIMRRKLLTQDKILKWDFSRRKNMNMMCCLLCYADVDSHDHLFFECKFSSQVWSSVRDKADMGDVDPKWSSIVNWLMTRRRVKSASSYVARLLVGATAYIIWQERNARLFKNQTRPPEAICEVILKMVRYKLMGVKFKSCATVKCLLEKWGIDEGAIQDNGG, encoded by the exons ATGGATGCTCGTAAGAGATTTGATGTCCAGCCTGATCGTGGCAAACCACCGTTGGCAGCAAAGAATGGTGGTACTAGGGGGCTGAATGATGGCAATCTGAAATCGGCTCGTAGAGGTATGTTTAAGCCGAATGCTGGTTCAAAGCCGATTAATGTTATAGATGAACTTGAGAAGATTTCTGTTCCGGTTCCTGTTGACGTCAACGTCCCGGAATCTTCACCGGATATGGAAGGATTCTATGATAGTTTGCATGAGGGTGTTACGGGCAATCAGTGTTTGCATGATGGTGGGAGCAACCTGGAATCTTATCTGAGTACTCAACCAAATGTGGGTATTTCCGAGTTGAAACTGGATAATACTAATTTGGAGAAGCCACTGTCTTATGCTGAATCAGTTCTTAGCCAGGAGAAAAAGGTCAATTTTCGTACTCTTACTTGTTCTTCTCAACACGAGGGCTGTGATGTTGTGCTCCCTAAGGAATCGGTTCGAGTGGTCCAAGAGAAGATGTCAAACACGCTCTATGGGTATTTTCTGGGAGACCGAGTAGCTTACCCGGTCGTTGATTATTTTGTCAAGAACAATTGGAAACGGTTTGGTCTACAGAAAACAATGATGAACGCAAACggatttttcttttttaagtttaCGGATCAAAAAGGTATGCGGGATGCTCTTGCTTCGGGTCCTTGGATTATTCGGTCTCAACCTTTGCTCCTTCATGAATGGACTCCTACTATCAAACTTGAGAAACAGGAGGTAAAGAAAATCCAAGTCTGGGTGAAAATACATGATGTTCCCATTGCTGCCTATACGGAGGATGGTCTAAGCATGATTGCTACAGCCATTGGCGAACCCAAACTTCTTGATTCTTACACGTCTTCAATGTGCATGGAGTCGTGGGGGAGAAGTAGCTATGCTAGAGCTTTGATAGAGATATCCGCGGACAAGGAGTTTAAGGAGGAAATCACTATGGCGATCCCTGAGATGGAAGGTGATAGTTTTATTAAGGAAACCATGTATGTGGAATACGAATGGAGCCCGCTTAGATGTTCGACTTGCTGTGTTTTTGGACATGATAATCTATCGTGTCCAAAGATGCCAAGGAAAAGGATCGATGTTGGTAAGCAAGAACGTTTGTTGAATAATCAAGGAAGTCGGAAAGGGAAGGAGATTCCGAAGGTCGATGAGGAGGGATATATGGATGTGCCGATTAAGAAAACTGCAAAGAGAGGTGGTATTCAGGTTAACAAGCAAAAGCCAAAATTTGAATATAGACCCATCAATACAAGACGTAAGGATGAGTCTAAAGGGCAGCCGAAGACTACCAGCTTTCTTTCGTCTAACCCGTTTGACGTTCTAAACGGAAGCAATGTTGAAGTTGGTCAAAGTAGTAAAGGGGGTAGTGGTCAACAAGAGGACTCTGATGATGAAGAGATGGTTGAAGTTTACAACGAGACAGACGACTTTCTAATGGAAGGGACTCAAAACGctaaaggggcaagcactccttcacACGGGGTTTCCAATG AATCTCATGTCGATGTTGGCAATCTTGCGAAAGTTTGTAATTCAGTTTTCCGTCAATGGTCTTGGACTTCGAATGGAAATTGTTGTGATAAAGGGACTAGAATTATTGTTGGGTGGAGTTCGGatatttttgatgtttttgtaATGGCTCAAACCGACCAAGTTATGCACCTTCAGCTCGTCTTTAAGATTGATAAAAAGGTTTTATTCTGTTCCGTTGTGTACGCAGCGAATTACTATGTCAAACGAAGAGAGTTATGGCATCAATTATCGCTTCATAAGGCTCTAGTAGGCGATAaggcttggataatcatgggtgATTTCAATGCGGCTCTTAATTTAGAAGATCATTCTATGGGGTCGTCGTCCATCTCGATTGACATGAGAGAATTTCAAGATTGTGTTTTGGATATTGAGGTGTTCGACATCAATAAATCGGGTTGTCATTTTACGTGGACTCAGAAACCGAAGGAGGGTGTTGGGGTGCTAAAGAAACTTGACAGAGTTATGGGTAATAATTCGTTTGTGTCAGAATTTCCTAACTCGGTAGCTTTGTTTCATCCTTATAGAATTTCTGATCATTGCCCTTGTTTGTTAAATATCCCTACTCCCGGGAAGCCGAAGCCTAGATCGTTTAAATTTGCCAATTTCTTGGTTTTTAAACCGGAATTCCAGGAGTGTGTTAAGAGGATTTGGGATACTCGTGTTGATGGGGTTCTTCAATTTCAAGTGGCAAAGAAACTTAGGCTGTTAAAATCGCCTCTTCGGGAGCTTCTTTTCCAACAAGGGAATCTACATAAGAAAGTTGAAACTCTTCGGCGAGATTTGGATGCCATTCAGCGACAGATTGATTCTAATCCGATGAATGCGGACCTTCGAAATCAAGAAGCGAAGGTTAACGCTGATTTCCAGACAGCCTGTTTAGATGAGGAAAGGTTCTTGAAACAGAAATCAAAGGTAGAATGGTTATGTGCCGGTGACGCGAATACGAAGTTTTTCCATGCCTCTCTGAAAACTAGAAACCACATGACCCGTATTGAGGCGATTTCTAATTCTCAAGGAGTTGTTTTTCACGGAGAAGAGGTTCCAAAAATTTTTGTACATCATTATGAAAACTTTCTTGGGCTAGAAGATAACATTACATTGCAGCCGACGCATGATCTTTTTGATAAAAAGATTTCTCATGAAGATGCTACTCACATGGTGCGCACGGTTACTAGTGAAGAGGTAAAGTTGGCAATGTTTTCCATAGGTAACGACAAAGCGCCAGGCCCGGATGGATATACGGCTGCTTTTTATAAACATGCTTGGCAGATTATTGGAACGGATGTGTCGACGGCTGTCATAGATTTTTTCGGCTCTGGAAAGCTTCTAAGGGAGCTCAACAACACGCTAATTGTTCTTATTCCAAAGAAGCCTACTCCTTCGTCTGTCACGGATTACCGGCCGATTGCTTGCTGTAATGTCATTTATAAGTGCATTAGTAAAATCATAGCGGATCGTATTAAGAATTTTCTCAATCAAGTTGTTAGTATTAATCAATCCGCTTTCGTCCCGGGAAGGAGAATTTCAGATAATATCCTGCTGACACAGGAATTGATGCATAATTACCATAGGAGTAGCGGTCCTCCTAGATGTGCGTTTAAAGTTGACATCCAGAAAGCGTATGATACGGTTGACTGGAATTTTCTATCGCAAGTTCTTATTGGGTTTGGTTTTCATCCGAAAATGATTCAATGGATTATGCTTTGTGTCTCCACTCCCACCTACTCGATTTGTGTTAATGGGGAAACCCATGGCTATTTCAAGGGGAAACGTGGCTTACGACAGGGTGATCCGTTATCCCCTTATTTATTCACTCTTGTTATGGAAGTTTTAACTTGTATCTTGCACCGGACGTCTCAGTTGGATTCGTCGTTTAGGTTCCATAATAAGTGTGAAAAGCAAAAAATTATAAATCTATGTTTTGCAGATGATTTATTCTTATTTGCTCGTGGTGATGTTCGGTCAGCTAAGTGTATTATGGATTCCCTTTCTCGGTTCTCTAGCATGTCAGGTTTGGTCCCTAGCATCCAGAAAAGTACGGCTTATTTTTGTAATGTCTCTTCTCATATCAAAGATGCGATTTTGGGTATCCTGCCGTTTGAAGAGGGTATGTTACCTGTCAAGTATTTAGGGGTTCCCCTTATTTCATCGAGGCTTCGTGTGAAGGATTGTAGTGTGCTTCTTGAAAGGTTGGATCAAAGAATAAAGAACTGGAAAAACAAGCTGTTATCTTTTGCGGGCAGGTTACAGTTAATTCTCTCGGTCTTATCGTCTATGCATGTTTACTGGGCTTCGGCTTTTATTCTTCCTGTTCGGGTTGTTAATGAGCTAGAGGCGAAGCTGAGGAATTTTTTATGGGGTCAGGAGGGATCTTTTCATAGAGGTAAAGCGAAAGTCTCATGGAAAGCTGTTTGTGTGCCTAAATTTGAAGGGGGTCTTGGGATTCGTAGGGTGGGGGATGTTAATAAGGCCCTCATGGTTTCGCATATCTGGAGTATTTTGAAGCAGAGAGAGTCTTTATGGGTGCAATGGATACATTCTTATCGTCTTAGAGGTCGGAATTTCTGGTTTTGCAAGGAATCGTCTACTTGTAGTTGGAGCTGGAGAAAAATCCTACAACTGAGGCCGTTGGTTAAGGAGCATATTTGGTCTTCGTTGGGAGCTGGCACAAGTATTTCAGTCTGGTATGACTCGTGGTGCCACCTCGGGCCCTTGTCAAATTTCTTATCGCCTAGAATGATCACTAATGCAGGCTTTCGGATAGATGCTACGGTTGCGGATGTTTTTAGTGATGAGGGTTGGGCTTGGCCGGAAGCGTGGAGGGATTTATTCCCGGTTCTTAATCAGGTTGACCATATTCGGCCGGATCCTAATAAGCGAGATAGTCTGCTTTGGAAGGATGGTGATACTTTGCGGGATCATTCGTCATTTACGGTTTGGGATTCGCTTCGGATTAGGGAGCAGGAAGTGAATTGGGTCTCTATTGTTTGGTTTCCTCAATGCATTCCAAGGCATGCTTTTTTGGTTTGGCTTATTATGAGACGGAAACTTTTAACGCAGGATAAAATCTTAAAGTGGGACTTTTCTAGGAGGAAgaacatgaatatgatgtgctgCCTCTTATGTTATGCTGATGTCGATTCTCATGACCATCTCTTCTTTGAATGTAAGTTCTCTTCTCAGGTGTGGAGTTCGGTTCGTGATAAGGCTGACATGGGTGATGTGGATCCTAAATGGTCCTCGATTGTAAATTGGTTAATGACAAGAAGGCGCGTGAAATCGGCTTCGAGTTATGTGGCTCGTTTGCTTGTAGGTGCAACAGCTTACATAATTTGGCAAGAACGAAATGCAAGACTCTTTAAAAATCAAACACGGCCACCGGAGGCAATATGCGAAGTGATCCTCAAGATGGTGCGTTACAAACTGATGGGCGTGAAGTTCAAATCGTGTGCGACTGTTAAGTGTCTGCTTGAGAAGTGGGGGATTGATGAAGGCGCTATACAAGACAATGGGGGCTGA
- the LOC110893469 gene encoding uncharacterized protein LOC110893469 has protein sequence MVWYGQCIPRHSFHLWLVLKNKLKTQDRLAVWEAGSETNLRLMCCPLCNYGRDSRDHLFFQCSYAAKIWSIVKEKVDMVNVNDSWSSIMAWIELNASSKTLEHIVCKLVVAASTYFIWQERNNRLFSNIHRKKETVAQIILDMVRLRIMSFKIGRHGNYRKLLETWGAREDEPG, from the coding sequence ATGGTGTGGTATGGCCAATGCATTCCAAGACATTCTTTTCATCTTTGGTTAGTTCTAAAGAATAAGCTGAAGACACAAGATAGATTGGCAGTTTGGGAAGCGGGGAGTGAAACAAATCTACGTCTTATGTGCTGTCCTCTTTGTAACTATGGACGAGACTCAAGAGATCATTTATTCTTTCAATGCTCTTATGCGGCCAAGATTTGGAGCATTGTCAAGGAAAAAGTTGATATGGTAAATGTAAACGATTCATGGAGCTCAATCATGGCATGGATAGAGCTGAATGCGAGTTCAAAGACTCTGGAACACATTGTGTGTAAGCTGGTGGTAGCGGCCTCTACATACTTTATATGGCAAGAACGGAATAACCGGCTGTTTTCCAACATTCACAGGAAGAAAGAGACGGTGGCACAGATTATTTTGGATATGGTGCGGCTTCGTATAATGAGTTTCAAGATCGGACGTCACGGGAATTATAGGAAGCTTTTGGAAACCTGGGGAGCAAGAGAAGACGAACCGGGCTAA
- the LOC110893470 gene encoding uncharacterized protein LOC110893470, with amino-acid sequence MACRRLEGGGMVEVVGCQDEEGRERRLCVVDVNDKMDGDLVEGDDKLDFSSSRVWDSIRHREDPVNWCGIVWFSQCIPRHAFLMWLIMKRKLLTQDKILSWDISRRKNMNMLCCLLCYANHDSHHHLFFECKFSAQVWSLVRAKGGMDLVQPKWEEIVNWLRDRVKSKAVNDYVARLLVAATTYFIWQERNARLFKNQLRPPEAISELITQQVRYKLMGAKLKDCANVRRLLGDWEIKSAEIKEDGS; translated from the exons ATGGCTTGTAGGAGgcttgaaggtggtggtatggtggagGTTGTTGGCTGCCAAGATGAAGAAGGAAGGGAGAGGAGGTTGTGTGTTGTTGATGTGAATGATAAAATGGATGGAGATCTAGTG gAGGGAGATGATAAGCTTGATTTCTCGTCTTCTCGAGTTTGGGATTCGATTAGACATCGCGAAGATCCAGTTAATTGGTGTGGTATTGTGTGGTTTAGTCAATGCATCCCGCGTCATGCTTTCTTAATGTGGCTGATCATGAAGCGGAAACTGCTTACGCAAGATAAAATATTGAGCTGGGATATTTCTCGAAGAAAAAACATGAACATGTTGTGTTGTTTACTTTGTTACGCGAACCATGATTCTCATCATCACTTGTTTTTTGAATGCAAGTTTTCGGCCCAAGTGTGGAGTTTGGTTAGAGCTAAAGGTGGCATGGATCTAGTTCAGCCGAAGTGGGAGGAAATTGTCAATTGGTTGCGTGATCGTGTCAAGTCAAAAGCTGTTAATGACTATGTTGCGAGACTATTAGTAGCAGCGACTACTTATTTCATTTGGCAGGAGCGTAATGCTAGGCTTTTTAAGAATCAATTGCGGCCCCCGGAAGCGATAAGTGAACTCATTACTCAACAAGTGAGATATAAACTCATGGGAGCCAAGCTGAAAGATTGTGCCAATGTTCGAAGGTTGCTAGGGGACTGGGAGATAAAGAGTGCCGAAATAAAGGAAGATGGCAGCTGA